One Cytobacillus luteolus genomic window carries:
- a CDS encoding DUF2198 family protein — MLIKLLLALILPCLLVILFTRVTYSLYVGTLLTILLLVASVYQGYTDSILIGVVDVISLAAGYIYSKKMVEGYKG; from the coding sequence ATGTTGATAAAATTATTACTTGCGTTGATTCTTCCATGCTTATTAGTCATTCTGTTTACGAGAGTAACTTATAGCTTATATGTAGGAACTCTATTAACAATCTTGCTACTTGTAGCGTCCGTATATCAGGGCTACACTGACTCAATCTTAATTGGTGTAGTTGATGTGATTTCATTAGCAGCGGGATATATCTATTCGAAAAAAATGGTAGAAGGATATAAAGGATAA